GCTGATCTGTAACTGTCACCGATGGGTTAGGCGACACGTCATTATCTCGTTTCAGTACTCCGTTGATGGTGGTCGGAGCCAGTTCCTCCTCTTCCACTCCTGGTAGTAGCGTGGTTCGGAGAAACAGCGCCATGGTTTAAAATCAGCACACTCCGCAGGCCAGATACGTCCACCGCGATTTGGGCGTGACCAACCAAATTCAATTTCTCTATCGCAGCAACAGCACCGCACATACCACTCTTCGCTCTCTTCATCGATCACCCATTCGGGCCCGTCAGATTCATCACCTTCAACATCTACATCATCTTCATCATCTGCATAATCGTTATCATGACCAGATTCTACAATCCCTTTATCATACCATTCAATGTGATGCGCATGATCTAATTCGCCCACTTCACTATACGTCTCGTAATAAGTACCACACCGGATGGTATATGAATATTCAACGTAAAGCTCATGTGAGCCACATTCTTCACAGGTAAAAAAGTATTTTTTATCCTTATTCATAACCTGGCGATTCTCCATGCCCGACACACCTACCATAAGTACGTACCAACAACCCCTATGGTACTTAATTTCTAACCCTATTTAAGCTTTTTGCTAGGGACAGTATCTCCGAAAGGATGAGCTAGTGGTTGGTACCGTCGGCTCCTGATATTTTCAGGCGTGTTCCATCTAAGATGCGTTGACGAGGATTGAGCGTTAGCGTCCACCGAGAGTAAGGTTTTTATATTGGGATATCTTTAAGATATCCTATGAAAAAGGTTCCGATCCAAGCGCAGAGCCATCTTGAGCTTGATGGGATTCAGGGGTTCTTCATACGGAAGGTAACGAAATTCGGGAACAGTGCCAAGGTCGATTGTCCCAAGGAATACCTTGGTCGTACCGTCTACCTGGTGATCGTATGACGCCAAATCGAGATAGGATATTTCGGACGATAACGATTCTTGATACCTTCGTTAATCACTGTCTCGATCTAAAACCAAAGGGGCCGTACCTTTCTGGATTCGAGTACAACCGGGATTTATTGAAAGCCGCAATGGCAAATACCTATCTCGAGACAGTAGGATCAACGGCTGATTCCTTTCATCTGGCCATAAAGGCTGTTCCATTTTCGAATTTCTACTGGGAATATCTCAAAACAGTTAAAATCATAGGACAAAGGTTCAAACTCGATGATCAGGATGTTGTTCTTGCAGTTGACTATACCGATGAGGATTTTTATGGAGAAGTACAGGGGTTTTGGATTCAAGGGTGGACTGGAAAATATGCAGTAATGGGAAAGTTCAAATTCCTCACCGTAGCAGTGGTGAGTTCTGATATCCCTCAAAGGATACCTTTAATCTCGATACCTATTCATTTAGGGCACGATATGGCCAAGGAAGTCTGTTTTTGTCTCTCTCTTGTTCAGGTATTGGTCAGTTCAATCAAACTCATCCTCTTCGATAGGGGATTTTACAGCAAAGATCTCATGACGACTCTCACAAATACTGATTACCCTTACTTGATCTTCGTTCCAAAGAACGAAAAAGTAAAGACAGAACTTGCCGAGATGGCGGATACCGAGCGAAAGAAGATACATTATGAGTTCGAGCTGATAAAAGATAAAACGGTGCTTCATGGCAAGACCACATTGGCGCTATTGAAAAAGATAATAGATTCTACAAACGGCAAGACTTTTGATTGGGCATTTGCCACAAACCAGGAAGAGATCGATCTGGACTATATCATTCCTACGTACAAAGGGCGATGGAGAATTGAGACGGGTTTTAGAGTTCAAGACGAAGCTCGTATAAAATCAAAGTCAAAAGAGATGAAAATAAGGTTCTTTTACTTTGTTTATGAGCAGATGCTCC
This sequence is a window from Methanomicrobia archaeon. Protein-coding genes within it:
- a CDS encoding DUF2080 family transposase-associated protein, giving the protein MKKVPIQAQSHLELDGIQGFFIRKVTKFGNSAKVDCPKEYLGRTVYLVIV